A region of Lichenibacterium dinghuense DNA encodes the following proteins:
- a CDS encoding BrnT family toxin — protein MSFETARLVFADPLAASRPDPHPDGDRWQTIGAIGPATLFVVHTEPRLDRSTGDETGHIISARKATSHERRASEEGRF, from the coding sequence CTGTCCTTCGAGACGGCCCGTCTCGTCTTCGCCGACCCGCTCGCGGCGAGCCGCCCGGATCCCCATCCCGACGGCGATCGCTGGCAGACCATCGGAGCCATCGGTCCCGCGACGCTCTTCGTCGTCCACACCGAGCCGAGGCTCGATCGTTCGACGGGGGACGAGACGGGCCACATCATCAGCGCCCGAAAGGCGACGTCACATGAAAGGAGAGCCTCTGAGGAGGGACGGTTCTGA
- the hisB gene encoding imidazoleglycerol-phosphate dehydratase HisB, translated as MRRATVERKTNETAIRVAVDLDGTGAAKIRTGVGFFDHMLDQIARHALFDLEVEAQGDLHIDDHHTVEDTGIALGQAIRQALGDKRGIVRYADCHLAMDECLTRVALDFSGRPFLVFRTEFHTGKIGTFDTQLVREFFQALAMHADLTLHVETLYGLNDHHMVESCFKGVARAMRQAVSIDERTRDRIPSTKGTLGG; from the coding sequence ATGCGGCGGGCCACGGTGGAGCGCAAGACCAACGAGACGGCGATCCGCGTCGCGGTGGACCTCGACGGCACAGGCGCCGCGAAGATCCGCACCGGCGTCGGCTTCTTCGACCACATGCTCGACCAGATCGCCCGCCACGCGCTGTTCGACCTCGAGGTCGAGGCGCAGGGCGACCTCCACATCGACGACCACCACACGGTGGAGGACACCGGCATCGCGCTCGGCCAGGCGATCCGGCAGGCCCTCGGCGACAAGCGCGGCATCGTCCGCTACGCCGACTGCCACCTCGCCATGGACGAGTGCCTGACCCGCGTGGCGCTGGACTTCTCGGGCCGGCCCTTCCTGGTGTTCCGGACGGAATTCCACACCGGCAAGATCGGCACCTTCGACACCCAGCTCGTGCGCGAGTTCTTCCAGGCGCTGGCGATGCACGCGGACCTCACGCTGCACGTCGAGACGCTCTACGGGCTCAACGACCACCACATGGTGGAAAGCTGCTTCAAGGGTGTGGCGCGGGCGATGCGCCAGGCCGTGTCGATCGACGAGCGCACCCGCGACCGCATCCCCTCCACCAAGGGCACGCTGGGAGGGTGA
- a CDS encoding patatin-like phospholipase family protein, whose product MDQFPAPDAHNIATAVPSTGSLASGRPGLFGPRAEKGVSLALQGGGSHGAFTWGVLDALIEDGRLGFEAVTGASAGAMNGVVLVDGWLAGGPDGARAALERFWRRASLDGEMRPAQRGFVDGWIGLLAANPFLDFWAKALSPSPYAMPVEVNPLRAALAESVDFDRLRAADTAALFVSATNVWTGKLAVFERADLTIDHVMASACLPTVFKAVEIDGVPHWDGGYLGNPALYPLHRGARTRDILLVQINPVERRETPRTSEAIQDRLSEISFNANLMRELRAIDFVDGLIAEGQLDRATFEPVLVHRIDGTGELDDHAASTRLDARWRKIVELRDHGRSAATDWLAQNYEGVGRRGTLDLKAAYQ is encoded by the coding sequence GTGGACCAGTTTCCCGCCCCCGACGCCCACAACATCGCGACGGCCGTGCCCTCGACCGGCTCCCTCGCGTCGGGCCGGCCGGGGCTGTTCGGGCCGCGGGCCGAGAAGGGCGTGTCGCTGGCGCTGCAGGGCGGCGGCTCGCACGGCGCCTTCACCTGGGGCGTGCTCGACGCGCTGATCGAGGACGGGCGGCTCGGCTTCGAGGCCGTGACGGGGGCCAGCGCCGGCGCGATGAACGGCGTGGTGCTGGTCGACGGCTGGCTCGCGGGCGGGCCCGACGGCGCCCGCGCGGCGCTGGAGCGCTTCTGGCGACGCGCCAGCCTCGACGGCGAGATGCGCCCCGCCCAGCGCGGCTTCGTCGACGGCTGGATCGGGCTCCTGGCCGCCAATCCCTTTCTCGACTTCTGGGCCAAGGCGCTGTCGCCCTCGCCCTACGCGATGCCGGTGGAGGTGAACCCGCTGCGCGCGGCGCTGGCCGAGTCGGTCGACTTCGACCGGCTGCGGGCCGCCGACACGGCCGCGCTCTTCGTGTCGGCCACCAACGTGTGGACCGGCAAGCTCGCGGTCTTCGAGCGGGCGGACCTCACGATCGACCACGTGATGGCCTCGGCCTGCCTGCCGACCGTGTTCAAGGCCGTGGAGATCGACGGCGTGCCGCACTGGGACGGCGGCTACCTCGGCAACCCGGCGCTCTACCCGCTGCACCGCGGCGCCCGCACGCGCGACATCCTGCTCGTGCAGATCAACCCGGTCGAGCGGCGCGAAACGCCGCGCACGAGCGAGGCGATCCAGGACCGGCTCAGCGAGATCAGCTTCAACGCCAACCTGATGCGCGAGCTGCGCGCCATCGACTTCGTTGACGGCCTGATCGCGGAAGGCCAGCTCGACCGGGCGACGTTCGAGCCCGTGCTGGTGCACCGCATCGACGGCACGGGCGAGCTCGACGACCACGCGGCCTCGACCCGGCTCGACGCCCGCTGGCGCAAGATCGTCGAGCTGCGCGACCACGGCCGCAGCGCCGCAACGGACTGGCTCGCGCAGAACTACGAGGGCGTGGGGCGGCGGGGCACGCTGGACCTCAAGGCGGCGTATCAATGA
- a CDS encoding DHH family phosphoesterase, translated as MATDTGEIFKAALGGFAPGKPVAVLCHNDADGLSAGALFSHALARAGRDSTVRVIGRGESAWSDEVRAEFAGRDVAGFVVGDLGTRAEAVLPGVPTVVVDHHVPRGAAESAGAVTVLSGYREDPVPTTSLMAYRCAAALGPAEDLLWLCAVGLVGDLGDKAPFPELAAAKKLYTATAIRDAVSLINAPRRTATGDYGPALDLLLAADSPKDMLSGRHPGLDALRAAREEVKAATDAAKKIAPRITGDFALIEMDSGCQIHPLIAQQWRMRLKDKVVLAANHGYRPGWVHFAARTALPRNLIALLREVAPPGADENYGGGHEQASGGALRCDDWPVFLRNIGIAQPR; from the coding sequence ATGGCGACGGACACGGGCGAGATCTTCAAGGCGGCGCTCGGGGGCTTCGCCCCCGGCAAGCCCGTGGCGGTGCTGTGCCACAACGACGCCGATGGCCTGTCGGCCGGCGCCCTGTTCAGCCACGCGCTGGCCCGCGCGGGGCGCGACAGCACGGTGCGCGTGATCGGCCGCGGCGAGAGCGCGTGGTCGGACGAGGTGCGGGCCGAGTTCGCGGGCCGCGACGTCGCGGGATTCGTGGTGGGCGACCTCGGCACGCGGGCCGAGGCCGTGCTGCCCGGCGTGCCCACGGTCGTGGTCGACCACCACGTGCCGCGCGGGGCCGCCGAGAGCGCCGGCGCCGTCACGGTGCTGTCCGGCTACCGCGAGGACCCCGTGCCGACGACCAGCCTCATGGCCTACCGCTGCGCCGCGGCGCTCGGCCCGGCCGAGGATCTCCTGTGGCTCTGCGCCGTGGGCCTCGTCGGCGACCTCGGCGACAAGGCGCCCTTCCCCGAGCTCGCCGCGGCCAAGAAGCTCTACACCGCCACGGCCATCCGGGACGCGGTGTCGCTGATCAACGCGCCCCGCCGCACCGCCACCGGCGACTACGGGCCGGCGCTCGACCTGCTGCTCGCGGCGGACAGCCCGAAGGACATGCTGAGCGGCCGCCACCCCGGCCTCGACGCGCTCCGGGCCGCGCGCGAGGAGGTGAAGGCCGCCACCGACGCGGCCAAGAAGATCGCGCCCAGGATCACCGGCGACTTCGCCCTGATCGAGATGGACTCGGGCTGCCAGATCCACCCGCTCATCGCGCAGCAGTGGCGCATGCGGCTCAAGGACAAGGTGGTGCTGGCGGCCAACCACGGCTACCGGCCCGGCTGGGTGCATTTCGCGGCCCGCACCGCCCTGCCCCGCAACCTCATCGCGCTCCTGCGCGAGGTGGCGCCCCCCGGCGCCGACGAGAACTACGGCGGCGGCCACGAGCAGGCGAGCGGCGGCGCGCTGAGGTGCGACGACTGGCCGGTGTTCCTCCGCAACATCGGCATCGCCCAGCCCCGTTGA
- a CDS encoding GNAT family N-acetyltransferase, with amino-acid sequence MTESSLSLSVVVMPEAAADAAAVERLAERAFGPGRFARTAYRLREVAEPDWDLCFVARVSTLLVGANRMTPIRIGEAPALMLGPLTVDPAFRGRGIAAGLVVRSLAAARAAGHGLVMLVGDEPYYRRFGFTRAPAGRLLMPGPVDAARVLWCELAPGASEAASGAVGARRP; translated from the coding sequence ATGACCGAATCCTCCCTGAGCCTGTCCGTCGTCGTGATGCCCGAAGCCGCGGCCGACGCCGCCGCGGTGGAGCGCCTGGCCGAGCGCGCCTTCGGGCCGGGGCGCTTCGCCCGCACGGCCTATCGCCTGCGCGAGGTCGCCGAGCCGGATTGGGACCTGTGCTTCGTGGCCCGCGTTTCGACGCTGCTGGTCGGCGCCAACCGGATGACGCCGATCCGCATCGGGGAAGCGCCCGCCCTGATGCTGGGGCCGCTGACCGTGGATCCCGCGTTCCGCGGCCGCGGCATCGCGGCGGGGCTGGTGGTGCGCTCGCTGGCGGCGGCGCGGGCCGCCGGCCACGGCCTCGTCATGCTGGTGGGCGACGAGCCCTACTACCGCCGCTTCGGCTTCACCCGCGCCCCCGCGGGCCGGCTCCTGATGCCGGGGCCGGTCGACGCCGCGCGGGTGCTGTGGTGCGAGCTCGCGCCCGGCGCCTCGGAGGCCGCCTCGGGGGCGGTGGGCGCGCGCCGCCCCTGA
- the zapE gene encoding cell division protein ZapE, with protein MTGVLERYRARVARGELQPDAAQEAVAARLDALVADLAAGGAGRPSLLGRLFGAKPEEAPRGLYVVGDVGRGKTMLMDLFHDAAAVEPKQRVHFHAFMADVHARIHAWRQARKRGEARGDDPIPPVAAAIAAEARLLCFDEFAVTDIADAMILGRLFTALFADRVVVVATSNVEPEDLYRDGLNRTLFLPFIAQLQQKMDTMRLDAARDFRYAKLTEAATWFVPADAEARAALDRAFLSLTGQARGAPERVPLLGREIAVPEAVGDVARFPFAALVEAPLGSVDFLALARRYGTVMVDGIRVMRPAERNVVKRFINLVDTLYDEQVKLVASAEAEPDALYDAPDGREVFEFRRTVSRLVEMRSEQYLALPHGHGKPSGDMGGLADT; from the coding sequence TTGACCGGTGTTCTCGAACGCTACCGCGCCCGCGTGGCGCGGGGCGAGCTACAGCCCGACGCCGCCCAGGAGGCCGTGGCGGCCCGGCTCGACGCCCTCGTGGCGGACCTCGCGGCGGGCGGCGCCGGAAGACCCTCGCTGCTCGGCCGCCTGTTCGGCGCGAAGCCCGAAGAAGCGCCGCGCGGCCTCTACGTCGTGGGCGACGTCGGGCGCGGCAAGACCATGCTGATGGACCTGTTCCACGACGCGGCCGCGGTGGAGCCCAAGCAGCGCGTGCACTTCCACGCCTTCATGGCCGACGTCCACGCCCGCATCCACGCCTGGCGGCAGGCGAGGAAGCGGGGCGAGGCCCGCGGCGACGACCCGATCCCGCCCGTCGCCGCGGCCATCGCGGCGGAAGCGCGGCTCCTGTGCTTCGACGAGTTCGCCGTCACCGACATCGCCGACGCCATGATCCTCGGCCGGCTGTTCACCGCGCTCTTCGCCGACCGCGTCGTCGTGGTGGCGACCTCCAACGTCGAGCCCGAGGACCTGTACCGCGACGGGCTGAACCGAACGCTGTTCCTGCCCTTCATCGCGCAGCTCCAGCAGAAGATGGACACGATGCGCCTCGATGCGGCGCGGGACTTCCGCTACGCCAAGCTGACCGAGGCCGCGACCTGGTTCGTGCCCGCCGACGCGGAAGCGCGGGCGGCGCTCGACCGCGCCTTCCTGAGCCTCACGGGGCAGGCGCGCGGCGCCCCCGAGCGGGTGCCGCTGCTCGGGCGCGAGATCGCCGTGCCGGAGGCGGTGGGCGACGTCGCGCGCTTCCCCTTCGCGGCTCTGGTCGAGGCGCCGCTCGGCTCCGTCGACTTCCTGGCGCTGGCGCGCCGCTACGGCACCGTGATGGTCGACGGCATCCGCGTGATGCGCCCGGCCGAGCGCAACGTGGTCAAGCGCTTCATCAACCTCGTCGACACGCTCTACGACGAGCAGGTCAAGCTCGTCGCCTCGGCCGAGGCCGAGCCGGACGCCCTCTACGACGCGCCGGACGGGCGCGAGGTGTTCGAGTTCCGCCGCACCGTGTCGCGCCTCGTCGAGATGCGCTCGGAGCAGTATCTGGCGCTGCCGCACGGCCACGGAAAGCCGTCGGGCGACATGGGCGGGCTCGCGGACACGTGA
- the hpnA gene encoding hopanoid-associated sugar epimerase → MSDPILVTGASGFVGSAVARALLAEGERVRVLLRPTSPRTNVAGLDVEIAEGDIRDRASVARALQGCRHLFHVAADYRLWAPDPEDIVRANLDGTRAVMEAARDAKLERVVYTSSVATLKLRLDGVPVDETAPNDPETTIGAYKKSKVLAERLVESMVAEGLPAVMVLPSTPIGPRDVKPTPTGRIVVEAANGKMPAYIDTGLNLVHVDDVARGHLLAWKKGRIGERYILGGQDVTLGEMLRTIAGLVGRKPPTVELPRGPIFPLAYAAEVVARFTGREPFATVDALRMAKYRMFFSSAKAEAELGYSARPCAEALADAVRWFREAGTIGPKGA, encoded by the coding sequence ATGAGCGATCCCATCCTGGTCACCGGCGCGTCGGGCTTCGTCGGCTCGGCGGTGGCGCGCGCTCTGCTGGCGGAAGGGGAGCGCGTGCGCGTGCTCCTGCGCCCGACGAGCCCCCGCACCAACGTCGCCGGCCTCGACGTCGAGATCGCGGAAGGCGATATCCGCGACCGCGCCTCCGTGGCGCGCGCGCTCCAAGGCTGCCGCCACCTGTTCCATGTCGCCGCCGACTACCGGCTCTGGGCGCCGGACCCGGAGGACATCGTCCGCGCCAACCTCGACGGCACCCGCGCCGTGATGGAGGCCGCGCGCGACGCGAAGCTGGAGCGCGTCGTCTACACCTCCTCGGTCGCGACGCTGAAGCTCCGGCTCGACGGCGTGCCGGTCGACGAGACGGCCCCCAACGACCCCGAGACCACCATCGGGGCCTACAAGAAGTCCAAGGTCCTGGCCGAGCGGCTGGTGGAGTCCATGGTGGCGGAGGGGCTGCCGGCCGTGATGGTGCTGCCGTCGACGCCGATCGGGCCGCGCGACGTCAAGCCGACGCCGACGGGGCGCATCGTGGTCGAGGCCGCCAACGGCAAGATGCCGGCCTACATCGACACGGGGCTCAACCTCGTCCACGTCGACGACGTGGCGCGGGGACACCTGCTGGCCTGGAAGAAGGGGCGGATCGGCGAGCGCTACATCCTCGGCGGGCAGGACGTGACCCTCGGCGAGATGCTGCGCACCATCGCGGGCCTCGTCGGGCGGAAGCCGCCCACCGTGGAGCTGCCGCGCGGGCCCATCTTCCCGCTGGCCTACGCGGCCGAGGTCGTGGCCCGCTTCACGGGGCGCGAGCCCTTCGCCACCGTCGACGCGCTGCGCATGGCGAAGTACCGCATGTTCTTCTCCTCCGCCAAGGCGGAGGCCGAACTGGGCTATTCCGCGCGGCCCTGCGCCGAAGCGCTGGCCGACGCGGTGCGATGGTTCCGGGAGGCGGGCACCATCGGGCCGAAGGGCGCGTGA
- a CDS encoding host attachment family protein codes for MATLKVHYGAWVLVGDGKKALFLHNDGDHEILNLRRLDVEQQTNPATRDQGSDAPGRGHSHAGPRGTAMGGTDFHQVEEDRFAAHVAKRINASAHENGFKEIVIVAPPKCLAEIRKDLSAEAQKRVVCEIPKDYTHHPIPEIEKLLAAHAV; via the coding sequence ATGGCGACGCTCAAGGTTCACTATGGCGCCTGGGTTCTGGTCGGCGACGGCAAGAAGGCCCTGTTCCTCCACAACGACGGCGACCACGAGATCCTCAACCTCCGCCGCCTCGACGTCGAGCAGCAGACCAACCCCGCCACCCGCGACCAGGGCTCGGACGCGCCGGGCCGGGGCCACTCCCACGCCGGGCCGCGCGGCACCGCCATGGGCGGCACCGACTTCCACCAGGTGGAGGAGGACCGCTTCGCCGCCCATGTGGCGAAGCGCATCAACGCTTCCGCCCACGAGAACGGCTTCAAGGAGATCGTGATCGTGGCGCCGCCGAAGTGCCTGGCCGAGATCCGCAAGGACCTCAGCGCGGAAGCGCAGAAGCGCGTCGTGTGCGAGATCCCCAAGGACTACACCCACCACCCGATCCCGGAGATCGAGAAGCTGCTCGCCGCCCACGCGGTGTGA
- a CDS encoding NUDIX domain-containing protein codes for MGWSVRLPGGVQRLVPRLIHGSARFVRPLTMGVRAVVERDGADGPEVFLVRHSYVPGWHLPGGAVEVGETAADAVAREVREECAVEVEGVPELFGLYFNRGASRRDHVAVYRVRAFRVLSRREADWEILEAGFFPRARLPDGTTAATRARLAEMFEAREPTADW; via the coding sequence ATGGGGTGGAGCGTTCGGCTGCCGGGCGGCGTGCAGCGCCTCGTGCCCCGGCTGATCCACGGCAGCGCGCGCTTCGTGCGCCCCCTCACCATGGGGGTGCGGGCCGTGGTGGAGCGCGACGGCGCCGACGGGCCGGAGGTGTTCCTGGTGCGCCACTCCTACGTGCCGGGCTGGCACCTGCCGGGCGGCGCCGTGGAGGTGGGCGAGACCGCGGCCGACGCGGTGGCGCGCGAGGTGCGCGAGGAATGCGCGGTGGAGGTCGAGGGCGTGCCGGAGCTGTTCGGCCTCTACTTCAACCGCGGCGCGTCGCGGCGCGACCACGTCGCGGTGTATCGCGTGCGGGCCTTCCGCGTGCTGTCGCGCCGCGAAGCGGACTGGGAGATCCTGGAAGCGGGCTTCTTCCCGCGCGCCCGCCTGCCCGACGGCACCACCGCGGCCACGCGCGCGCGCCTGGCCGAGATGTTCGAGGCGCGGGAGCCCACGGCGGACTGGTGA
- a CDS encoding BrnA antitoxin family protein, which produces MKGEPLRRDGSEHLTPEQAGELERLASLPEEEIDTRDIPEQRDWSGARRGLFFRPVKQQLTLRLDADLVAWFKARAPEGKGYQTGVNSALRAYVEQHGSD; this is translated from the coding sequence ATGAAAGGAGAGCCTCTGAGGAGGGACGGTTCTGAGCACCTCACCCCGGAACAGGCCGGGGAGTTGGAAAGGCTGGCAAGCCTTCCGGAGGAGGAGATCGACACGCGCGACATCCCGGAGCAGCGGGACTGGAGCGGCGCTAGGCGCGGCCTGTTCTTCCGCCCCGTCAAGCAGCAGCTGACGCTGCGCCTCGACGCCGACCTCGTCGCCTGGTTCAAGGCCCGCGCGCCCGAGGGCAAGGGCTACCAGACCGGCGTCAACAGCGCCCTGCGGGCCTACGTGGAGCAGCACGGCAGTGACTGA
- a CDS encoding TspO/MBR family protein yields MGQKDGGLGPAAAGAVALGTVVGASLVGGRSSPTPDHPRTRRWYKDLEKPGFTPPAAVYGVAWTAIQAGLAVGGYRLLRRAPSRQRTIALSLWGVNQAAIAGWSEVFFGHRAPGAGTLAAGAMIGTAAGYVAAAAREDDAAAALGVPLVAWVSFATLLAEEIWRRNDPA; encoded by the coding sequence ATGGGGCAGAAGGACGGCGGGCTCGGGCCCGCGGCGGCGGGCGCGGTCGCGCTCGGCACGGTGGTGGGCGCGTCGCTGGTCGGCGGCCGGTCGAGCCCGACGCCGGACCACCCGCGCACCCGGCGCTGGTACAAGGACCTCGAGAAGCCCGGCTTCACCCCGCCGGCGGCGGTCTACGGCGTGGCCTGGACGGCCATCCAGGCGGGCCTCGCCGTCGGCGGCTACCGGCTCCTGCGCCGCGCCCCGTCCCGCCAGCGGACGATCGCCCTGTCGCTGTGGGGCGTCAACCAGGCCGCCATCGCGGGCTGGAGCGAGGTGTTCTTCGGGCACCGCGCGCCCGGCGCCGGCACGCTCGCGGCGGGCGCGATGATCGGCACGGCGGCCGGATACGTCGCGGCGGCGGCCCGCGAGGACGACGCGGCCGCGGCCCTCGGCGTGCCGCTGGTGGCCTGGGTAAGCTTCGCGACCCTGCTGGCCGAGGAGATCTGGCGCCGCAACGACCCTGCCTGA